Below is a genomic region from Sneathia vaginalis.
AAACATGTTGCTCATTAGATGATATTAATGACGCTAGAATTGTCTGTTATTCATTAGGTATACCGCATTATGTAATTAATGTAGAAAAAGAATTTGAAAAAGAAGTAATTAAAACTTTCATAGAAGATTACAAAAAAGGTATAACACCTAATCCTTGTGTAATCTGTAATGAAAAGATAAAGATAAGAAAATTACTTGATTTAGCCAATGAGCTTAATTTTGATTATGTTGCAACAGGTCATTATGCTGTAAAAACTGAAGATGGTTTCTTAGAATATGTAGACTATATCAAAGATCAAAGCTATATGCTTTATAGATTAACAAAAAAAGACTTATCAATGATGCTATTCCCACTTGCTAGTATGAATAAAAAAGATGTAAGACAAATAGCAAAGGAAAATGGCATAATCACACACGATAAAAAAGATAGTACTGGTATATGTTTTGCACAAGATGGATATATACCTTTTTTAGAAAAGAATTTACATCCCAAACCTGGAAACTTTGTTTCAGAAACTGGAGAAATTCTTGGACAACATAAGGGATATCAACTATATACCATAGGTCAAAGAAGACATTTAGGTATTAAGCTACCTTATCCCATATTCATTCTAGAAATTAGAGCAGATAAGAATGAGATAGTATTGGGTAATTATGATAAGCTTATGACAGATACAGTTAAAATTTCTAACTATATCTTCCATGAAAAACTTGAAAATGTAGTCGGTAAACGGCTTTTTGCAAAACCAAGATTCTCTTCTAAAGGATTTTATGGAAAATTAATATTACACGATAATGATATATATTTTAAATATGAAGAAAAAAATGCACAAAATGCAAAAGGACAACATTTAGTCATATTTTACAATATGAAACTTATAGGAGGAGGCGTTATAGAATGATAAAAAATATACTTAAATATCTCTTGAAATTTATATATTTCAACTTAAAAATACTTTATGTAATATTAATAATCCCAATTATTGTCATCATATGTGTGTCATTTTCAAAAGATAGTAGTAAGATTAGTAAGTCATATAGCTATGTTACTCTATCTCTTAATGACATTTCTGATGATAAATACAATAATACAG
It encodes:
- the mnmA gene encoding tRNA 2-thiouridine(34) synthase MnmA, producing the protein MKKVIVGMSGGIDSSVAALLLKQQGYEVIGVSIKHLSDEFSTSKNKTCCSLDDINDARIVCYSLGIPHYVINVEKEFEKEVIKTFIEDYKKGITPNPCVICNEKIKIRKLLDLANELNFDYVATGHYAVKTEDGFLEYVDYIKDQSYMLYRLTKKDLSMMLFPLASMNKKDVRQIAKENGIITHDKKDSTGICFAQDGYIPFLEKNLHPKPGNFVSETGEILGQHKGYQLYTIGQRRHLGIKLPYPIFILEIRADKNEIVLGNYDKLMTDTVKISNYIFHEKLENVVGKRLFAKPRFSSKGFYGKLILHDNDIYFKYEEKNAQNAKGQHLVIFYNMKLIGGGVIE